The Sus scrofa isolate TJ Tabasco breed Duroc chromosome X, Sscrofa11.1, whole genome shotgun sequence genome has a segment encoding these proteins:
- the ALAS2 gene encoding 5-aminolevulinate synthase, erythroid-specific, mitochondrial isoform X2, whose translation MVAAAMLLQRCPVLIRGPTGLLGKMIKTHQFLFGIGRCPILATQGPTCSQIHLKATKAGGDSPSWAKSHCPFMLSELQDGKSKIVQKAAPEVQEDVKTFKTDLPISLASASLKKPFSSAQDPEKNSKKVTHLIQNNMPGNHFFGYDQFFRDKIMEKKQDHTYRVFKTVNRWADAYPFAEHFFEASVPSKDVSVWCSNDYLGMSRHPRVLQATQETLQRHGAGAGGTRNISGTSKFHVEVEQELAELHQKDSALLFSSCFVANDSTLFTLAKILPGCEIYSDAGNHASMIQGIRNSGAVKFVFRHNDPEHLKKLLEKSNPVTPKIVAFETVHSMDGAICPLEELCDVAHQYGALTFVDEVHAVGLYGSRGAGIGERDGIMHKIDIISGTLGKAFGCVGGYIASTRDLVDMVRSYAAGFIFTTSLPPMVLSGALESVRLLKGEEGQALRRAHQRNVKHMRQLLMDRGLPVIPCPSHIIPIRVGNAALNSRICDLLLSKHGIYVQAINYPTVPRGEELLRLAPSPHHSPQMMEDFVEKLLAAWIEVGLPLQDVSMTACNFCRRPVHFELMSEWERSYFGNMGPQYVTTYA comes from the exons ATGGTGGCAGCAGCCATGTTGCTACAGCGTTGCCCAGTGCTTATCCGGGGCCCCACAGGCCTCCTGGGCAAGATGATTAAGACTCACCAGTTCCTGTTTGGTATTGGACGCTGTCCCATCCTGGCCACCCAAGGACCAACCTGTTCTCAAATCCATCTTAAGGCAACCAAGGCTGGAGGGG ACTCTCCATCTTGGGCTAAGAGCCACTGTCCCTTCATGCTGTCGGAACTCCAGGATGGGAAGAGTAAGATTGTGCAGAAGGCAGCCCCAGAAGTTCAAGAGGATGTGAAGACTTTCAAGACAG ACCTCCCCATCTCCCTGGCCTCAGCCAGCTTGAAGAAGCCATTCTCCAGTGCCCAGGATCCagagaaaaattcaaagaaagtCACACACCTGATTCAGAACAATATGCCTG GAAACCATTTCTTTGGTTATGACCAGTTTTTTAGGGACAAGATCATGGAGAAGAAACAGGACCACACCTACCGTGTGTTCAAGACTGTGAACCGCTGGGCTGATGCTTATCCCTTTGCCGAACACTTCTTTGAGGCATCTGTGCCCTCAAAGGATGTGTCTGTCTGGTGCAGTAATGACTACCTGGGCATGAGCCGGCATCCTCGAGTCTTGCAAGCCACACA AGAGACCCTGCAGCGTCATGGAGCTGGAGCTGGTGGCACCCGCAACATCTCGGGTACCAGTAAGTTTCATGTCGAGGTGGAGCAGGAGCTGGCTGAATTGCACCAGAAGGATTCAGCCCtactcttctcttcctgttttgtgGCCAATGACTCCACTCTCTTCACCTTGGCCAAGATCCTGCCAG GGTGTGAGATTTATTCAGATGCAGGCAACCATGCTTCAATGATCCAAGGTATCCGCAATAGTGGAGCAGTCAAATTTGTCTTCAGGCACAATGACCCTGAGCATCTGAAGAAGCTTCTAGAGAAGTCCAACCCCGTGACACCCAAAATTGTGGCCTTTGAGACTGTTCACTCCATGGATG GTGCCATCTGTCCCCTTGAAGAGTTGTGTGATGTGGCTCACCAGTATGGGGCTCTGACTTTTGTGGATGAGGTTCATGCTGTAGGACTGTATGGGTCCCGAGGCGCTGGGATTGGGGAGCGTGATGGAATTATGCATAAGATTGACATCATCTCTGGAACTCTTG GCAAGGCCTTTGGCTGTGTGGGTGGCTACATTGCCAGCACTCGTGACTTGGTGGACATGGTGCGCTCCTATGCTGCTGGTTTCATCTTCACCACTTCACTGCCTCCCATGGTGCTCTCTGGGGCTCTGGAATCCGTGCGGCTGCTCAAGGGAGAGGAAGGCCAAGCCCTGAGGCGGGCCCACCAGCGCAATGTCAAGCACATGCGCCAGCTACTGATGGACAGGGGCCTTCCTGTCATCCCATGCCCTAGCCACATCATCCCCATTCGG GTGGGCAATGCAGCACTGAACAGCAGGATATGTGACCTCCTTCTCTCCAAGCATGGAATCTATGTGCAGGCCATCAACTACCCAACTGTCCCCAGGGGTGAGGAGCTGCTGCGCCtggcaccctccccccaccacagcCCTCAGATGATGGAAGACTTTGTGG AGAAGCTGCTGGCAGCCTGGATTGAGGTGGGGCTGCCCCTCCAGGATGTATCTATGACTGCCTGCAATTTCTGTCGCCGACCTGTGCACTTCGAGCTGATGAGTGAGTGGGAACGTTCCTACTTTGGGAACATGGGGCCCCAGTATGTCACCACCTATGCCTGA
- the ALAS2 gene encoding 5-aminolevulinate synthase, erythroid-specific, mitochondrial isoform X1 produces the protein MVAAAMLLQRCPVLIRGPTGLLGKMIKTHQFLFGIGRCPILATQGPTCSQIHLKATKAGGDSPSWAKSHCPFMLSELQDGKSKIVQKAAPEVQEDVKTFKTGWNLPISLASASLKKPFSSAQDPEKNSKKVTHLIQNNMPGNHFFGYDQFFRDKIMEKKQDHTYRVFKTVNRWADAYPFAEHFFEASVPSKDVSVWCSNDYLGMSRHPRVLQATQETLQRHGAGAGGTRNISGTSKFHVEVEQELAELHQKDSALLFSSCFVANDSTLFTLAKILPGCEIYSDAGNHASMIQGIRNSGAVKFVFRHNDPEHLKKLLEKSNPVTPKIVAFETVHSMDGAICPLEELCDVAHQYGALTFVDEVHAVGLYGSRGAGIGERDGIMHKIDIISGTLGKAFGCVGGYIASTRDLVDMVRSYAAGFIFTTSLPPMVLSGALESVRLLKGEEGQALRRAHQRNVKHMRQLLMDRGLPVIPCPSHIIPIRVGNAALNSRICDLLLSKHGIYVQAINYPTVPRGEELLRLAPSPHHSPQMMEDFVEKLLAAWIEVGLPLQDVSMTACNFCRRPVHFELMSEWERSYFGNMGPQYVTTYA, from the exons ATGGTGGCAGCAGCCATGTTGCTACAGCGTTGCCCAGTGCTTATCCGGGGCCCCACAGGCCTCCTGGGCAAGATGATTAAGACTCACCAGTTCCTGTTTGGTATTGGACGCTGTCCCATCCTGGCCACCCAAGGACCAACCTGTTCTCAAATCCATCTTAAGGCAACCAAGGCTGGAGGGG ACTCTCCATCTTGGGCTAAGAGCCACTGTCCCTTCATGCTGTCGGAACTCCAGGATGGGAAGAGTAAGATTGTGCAGAAGGCAGCCCCAGAAGTTCAAGAGGATGTGAAGACTTTCAAGACAGGTTGGA ACCTCCCCATCTCCCTGGCCTCAGCCAGCTTGAAGAAGCCATTCTCCAGTGCCCAGGATCCagagaaaaattcaaagaaagtCACACACCTGATTCAGAACAATATGCCTG GAAACCATTTCTTTGGTTATGACCAGTTTTTTAGGGACAAGATCATGGAGAAGAAACAGGACCACACCTACCGTGTGTTCAAGACTGTGAACCGCTGGGCTGATGCTTATCCCTTTGCCGAACACTTCTTTGAGGCATCTGTGCCCTCAAAGGATGTGTCTGTCTGGTGCAGTAATGACTACCTGGGCATGAGCCGGCATCCTCGAGTCTTGCAAGCCACACA AGAGACCCTGCAGCGTCATGGAGCTGGAGCTGGTGGCACCCGCAACATCTCGGGTACCAGTAAGTTTCATGTCGAGGTGGAGCAGGAGCTGGCTGAATTGCACCAGAAGGATTCAGCCCtactcttctcttcctgttttgtgGCCAATGACTCCACTCTCTTCACCTTGGCCAAGATCCTGCCAG GGTGTGAGATTTATTCAGATGCAGGCAACCATGCTTCAATGATCCAAGGTATCCGCAATAGTGGAGCAGTCAAATTTGTCTTCAGGCACAATGACCCTGAGCATCTGAAGAAGCTTCTAGAGAAGTCCAACCCCGTGACACCCAAAATTGTGGCCTTTGAGACTGTTCACTCCATGGATG GTGCCATCTGTCCCCTTGAAGAGTTGTGTGATGTGGCTCACCAGTATGGGGCTCTGACTTTTGTGGATGAGGTTCATGCTGTAGGACTGTATGGGTCCCGAGGCGCTGGGATTGGGGAGCGTGATGGAATTATGCATAAGATTGACATCATCTCTGGAACTCTTG GCAAGGCCTTTGGCTGTGTGGGTGGCTACATTGCCAGCACTCGTGACTTGGTGGACATGGTGCGCTCCTATGCTGCTGGTTTCATCTTCACCACTTCACTGCCTCCCATGGTGCTCTCTGGGGCTCTGGAATCCGTGCGGCTGCTCAAGGGAGAGGAAGGCCAAGCCCTGAGGCGGGCCCACCAGCGCAATGTCAAGCACATGCGCCAGCTACTGATGGACAGGGGCCTTCCTGTCATCCCATGCCCTAGCCACATCATCCCCATTCGG GTGGGCAATGCAGCACTGAACAGCAGGATATGTGACCTCCTTCTCTCCAAGCATGGAATCTATGTGCAGGCCATCAACTACCCAACTGTCCCCAGGGGTGAGGAGCTGCTGCGCCtggcaccctccccccaccacagcCCTCAGATGATGGAAGACTTTGTGG AGAAGCTGCTGGCAGCCTGGATTGAGGTGGGGCTGCCCCTCCAGGATGTATCTATGACTGCCTGCAATTTCTGTCGCCGACCTGTGCACTTCGAGCTGATGAGTGAGTGGGAACGTTCCTACTTTGGGAACATGGGGCCCCAGTATGTCACCACCTATGCCTGA
- the ALAS2 gene encoding 5-aminolevulinate synthase, erythroid-specific, mitochondrial isoform X3, with amino-acid sequence MVAAAMLLQRCPVLIRGPTGLLGKMIKTHQFLFGIGRCPILATQGPTCSQIHLKATKAGGDSPSWAKSHCPFMLSELQDGKSKIVQKAAPEVQEDVKTFKTGNHFFGYDQFFRDKIMEKKQDHTYRVFKTVNRWADAYPFAEHFFEASVPSKDVSVWCSNDYLGMSRHPRVLQATQETLQRHGAGAGGTRNISGTSKFHVEVEQELAELHQKDSALLFSSCFVANDSTLFTLAKILPGCEIYSDAGNHASMIQGIRNSGAVKFVFRHNDPEHLKKLLEKSNPVTPKIVAFETVHSMDGAICPLEELCDVAHQYGALTFVDEVHAVGLYGSRGAGIGERDGIMHKIDIISGTLGKAFGCVGGYIASTRDLVDMVRSYAAGFIFTTSLPPMVLSGALESVRLLKGEEGQALRRAHQRNVKHMRQLLMDRGLPVIPCPSHIIPIRVGNAALNSRICDLLLSKHGIYVQAINYPTVPRGEELLRLAPSPHHSPQMMEDFVEKLLAAWIEVGLPLQDVSMTACNFCRRPVHFELMSEWERSYFGNMGPQYVTTYA; translated from the exons ATGGTGGCAGCAGCCATGTTGCTACAGCGTTGCCCAGTGCTTATCCGGGGCCCCACAGGCCTCCTGGGCAAGATGATTAAGACTCACCAGTTCCTGTTTGGTATTGGACGCTGTCCCATCCTGGCCACCCAAGGACCAACCTGTTCTCAAATCCATCTTAAGGCAACCAAGGCTGGAGGGG ACTCTCCATCTTGGGCTAAGAGCCACTGTCCCTTCATGCTGTCGGAACTCCAGGATGGGAAGAGTAAGATTGTGCAGAAGGCAGCCCCAGAAGTTCAAGAGGATGTGAAGACTTTCAAGACAG GAAACCATTTCTTTGGTTATGACCAGTTTTTTAGGGACAAGATCATGGAGAAGAAACAGGACCACACCTACCGTGTGTTCAAGACTGTGAACCGCTGGGCTGATGCTTATCCCTTTGCCGAACACTTCTTTGAGGCATCTGTGCCCTCAAAGGATGTGTCTGTCTGGTGCAGTAATGACTACCTGGGCATGAGCCGGCATCCTCGAGTCTTGCAAGCCACACA AGAGACCCTGCAGCGTCATGGAGCTGGAGCTGGTGGCACCCGCAACATCTCGGGTACCAGTAAGTTTCATGTCGAGGTGGAGCAGGAGCTGGCTGAATTGCACCAGAAGGATTCAGCCCtactcttctcttcctgttttgtgGCCAATGACTCCACTCTCTTCACCTTGGCCAAGATCCTGCCAG GGTGTGAGATTTATTCAGATGCAGGCAACCATGCTTCAATGATCCAAGGTATCCGCAATAGTGGAGCAGTCAAATTTGTCTTCAGGCACAATGACCCTGAGCATCTGAAGAAGCTTCTAGAGAAGTCCAACCCCGTGACACCCAAAATTGTGGCCTTTGAGACTGTTCACTCCATGGATG GTGCCATCTGTCCCCTTGAAGAGTTGTGTGATGTGGCTCACCAGTATGGGGCTCTGACTTTTGTGGATGAGGTTCATGCTGTAGGACTGTATGGGTCCCGAGGCGCTGGGATTGGGGAGCGTGATGGAATTATGCATAAGATTGACATCATCTCTGGAACTCTTG GCAAGGCCTTTGGCTGTGTGGGTGGCTACATTGCCAGCACTCGTGACTTGGTGGACATGGTGCGCTCCTATGCTGCTGGTTTCATCTTCACCACTTCACTGCCTCCCATGGTGCTCTCTGGGGCTCTGGAATCCGTGCGGCTGCTCAAGGGAGAGGAAGGCCAAGCCCTGAGGCGGGCCCACCAGCGCAATGTCAAGCACATGCGCCAGCTACTGATGGACAGGGGCCTTCCTGTCATCCCATGCCCTAGCCACATCATCCCCATTCGG GTGGGCAATGCAGCACTGAACAGCAGGATATGTGACCTCCTTCTCTCCAAGCATGGAATCTATGTGCAGGCCATCAACTACCCAACTGTCCCCAGGGGTGAGGAGCTGCTGCGCCtggcaccctccccccaccacagcCCTCAGATGATGGAAGACTTTGTGG AGAAGCTGCTGGCAGCCTGGATTGAGGTGGGGCTGCCCCTCCAGGATGTATCTATGACTGCCTGCAATTTCTGTCGCCGACCTGTGCACTTCGAGCTGATGAGTGAGTGGGAACGTTCCTACTTTGGGAACATGGGGCCCCAGTATGTCACCACCTATGCCTGA